Proteins found in one Panthera tigris isolate Pti1 chromosome B3, P.tigris_Pti1_mat1.1, whole genome shotgun sequence genomic segment:
- the LOC122239175 gene encoding uncharacterized protein LOC122239175 isoform X2 gives MVGGGDDVSIRRGRGNEWSRQRHKSAETQEVFMKQKSKDALPALTLSHLPPGPGPPARPGAGPGQEAPGYQNTAWNLRPRDACHTHPGALHQAFRALRDPRLSRVCTVTFHSPAQLDPSPEGALELTQPGGPREASPQNPGAFDSVNPALHIHSYVGFFDSYYRGDQSSTVNFTSVSSLFLPNKSP, from the exons ATGGTGGGTGGAGGAGACGACGTCAGCATCCGCAGAG GCAGAGGGAACGAATGGTCCAGGCAAAGGCACAAATCTGCGGAAACACAAGAGGTGTTcatgaaacagaaaagcaaag ATGCTCTGCCTGCTCTCACCCTGAGCCATCTGCCTCCAGGACCGGGGCCCCCCGCCCGTCCTGGCGCCGGCCCAGGCCAGGAGGCTCCCGGCTACCAAAACACAGCATGGAATCTGCGTCCCCGGGATGCCTGCCACACGCACCCCGGAGCTCTCCACCAAGCCTTCCGGGCCCTCCGCGATCCACGTCTCAGCCGCGTTTGCACAGTTACCTTCCACAGCCCAGCTCAGCTGGACCCGTCTCCGGAAGGGGCCCTGGAGCTCACCCAGCCCGGTGGCCCACGCGAGGCTTCGCCGCAGAATCCCGGGGCCTTTGACTCCGTGAATCCAGCTCTACACATTCATTCATACGTGGGGTTTTTTGATTCATACTACAG GGGCGACCAGTCTTCAACAGTTAATTTCACGTCTGTGTCATCTTTATTTCTGCCTAACAAGTCGCCCTAA
- the MEX3B gene encoding RNA-binding protein MEX3B translates to MPSSLFAELERNGSGGGGGGGGGGGGGGGGGGGGETLDDQRALQLALDQLSLLGLDSDEGASLYDSEPRKKSVNMTECVPVPSSEHVAEIVGRQGCKIKALRAKTNTYIKTPVRGEEPVFVVTGRKEDVAMARREIISAAEHFSMIRASRNKNTALNGAVPGPPNLPGQTTIQVRVPYRVVGLVVGPKGATIKRIQQQTHTYIVTPSRDKEPVFEVTGMPENVDRAREEIEAHIALRTGGIIELTDENDFHANGTDVGFDLHHGSGGSGPGSLWSKPTPSITPTPGRKPFSSYRNDSSSSLGSASTDSYFGGGTGGSTAATPRLADYSPPSPALSFAHNGNNNNGNGYTYAAGEASVPSPDCCPELPPTFDPAPAPPPGAPLLWAQFERSPGGGPAAPVSSSCSSSASSSASSSSVVFPGGGASAPSNANLGLLVHRRLHPGTSCPRLSPPLHMAPGTGEHHLARRVRSDPGGGGLTYAAYANGLGAQLPGLQPSDTSGSSSSSSSSSSSSSSSSGLRRKGSRDCSVCFESEVIAALVPCGHNLFCMECANRICEKSEPECPVCHTAVTQAIRIFS, encoded by the exons ATGCCCAGCTCCCTGTTTGCAGAGCTGGAGCGCAACGGCAGCGGCGGCGgagggggaggcggcggcggcggcggcggcggcggcggcggcggcggcgggggagaGACCCTGGATGACCAAAGAGCCCTGCAGCTCGCGCTCGATCAGCTCTCCCTGCTGGGGCTGGACAGTGACGAGGGCGCCTCTCTGTACGACAGTGAGCCGCGCAAGAAGAGCGTGAACATGACCGAGTGCGTGCCGGTGCCCAGTTCCGAGCACGTCGCCGAGATCGTGGGGCGGCAAG GTTGTAAAATCAAAGCGCTGCGGGCGAAGACCAATACTTACATCAAGACCCCGGTTCGCGGGGAGGAGCCTGTCTTTGTTGTGACGGGCAGGAAGGAGGATGTGGCCATGGCTCGGAGGGAGATCATCTCCGCCGCGGAGCACTTCTCCATGATCCGCGCCTCGCGGAATAAGAACACGGCGCTCAACGGCGCGGTGCCCGGGCCGCCCAACCTGCCCGGACAGACCACCATCCAGGTGCGGGTGCCCTATCGCGTGGTGGGGCTCGTGGTGGGGCCCAAGGGCGCCACGATCAAGCGCATCCAGCAGCAGACGCACACGTACATCGTGACGCCCAGCCGAGACAAGGAGCCGGTGTTCGAGGTGACCGGCATGCCTGAGAACGTGGACCGAGCTCGCGAGGAGATCGAGGCGCACATCGCCCTGCGCACGGGCGGGATCATTGAGCTCACGGATGAGAACGACTTCCACGCCAACGGCACGGATGTGGGCTTTGATCTGCATCACGGGTCCGGCGGGTCCGGCCCGGGCAGCCTCTGGAGCAAGCCCACCCCCAGCATCACGCCCACCCCCGGCCGCAAGCCCTTCTCTAGCTACCGCAACGACAGCTCCAGCTCGCTCGGCAGCGCCTCCACAGACTCTTACTTCGGCGGGGGGACCGGCGGCAGCACAGCCGCCACCCCGCGCCTAGCGGACTACAGCCCCCCCAGCCCCGCGCTCAGCTTCGCCCACAACGGGAACAACAACAACGGCAATGGATACACCTACGCGGCGGGGGAAGCTTCCGTGCCTTCCCCCGACTGCTGTCCCGAGCTACCGCCCACCTTCgacccggcccccgcccccccgcctggGGCGCCCCTGCTCTGGGCGCAGTTCGAGCGGTCCCCGGGGGGCGGACCTGCGGCGCCCGTGtcctcttcctgctcttcctccGCGTCTTCTTCCGCTTCGTCCTCCTCGGTGGTCTTTCCCGGGGGCGGCGCCAGCGCGCCCTCCAACGCCAACCTGGGGCTGCTGGTGCACCGCCGGCTGCACCCGGGCACCAGCTGCCCGCGCCTGTCCCCGCCCTTGCACATGGCGCCGGGGACGGGCGAGCACCACCTGGCGCGCCGGGTGCGCAGCGACCCGGGCGGAGGGGGCCTGACCTACGCCGCCTATGCCAACGGGCTGGGGGCGCAGCTGCCGGGCCTGCAGCCGTCGGACACCTCCGGCTCGTCGTCGTCGTCCAGcagctcctccagctcctcctcctcgtcGTCGGGGCTGCGGCGGAAGGGCAGCCGCGACTGCTCCGTGTGCTTCGAGAGCGAGGTGATCGCCGCGCTCGTGCCCTGCGGCCACAACCTCTTCTGCATGGAGTGCGCCAACCGCATCTGCGAGAAGAGCGAGCCCGAGTGCCCGGTCTGCCACACCGCGGTCACTCAGGCCATCCGCATCTTCTCCTGA